The window GCACCACCGTTAATGTTGTAGGTAAAGGTAAAGGGTGCAGTACCTGCTGTTGCGGTAAAGGTAATGACCGGTGCAGTAGTATTTACAGGGATAGAAATATTACCGCTCAACGCTGCAACTGGTTTGGCGTAGATTTTTAAATTGGCCGGGCTGTAGTTAAGGGAATAATTGGTGGTTAATGCTAATGTTCCCTGTTGAATGGCATAATCGCCGGCGGTTTCGCCCGTAACGCGTGTTAATGCACCAGTAAAGATATCGGTGCCTATTAACGCAGGGCTAGAAACATAGGTAAATGCCGGATCAACGGTACCTTCAACCTTGGTTTTGGCATCGGCGGTTACGTTAATGGTTTTAGGGGCAATGGTTAATACCTGTTGTTTGGCTACAGCCGGATTAAAGAAGGTATCGCCGGGCTGGTTGGCCGTAATGGTTATCGTACCTGCTTTTACAATATGGATGTCGTTATTGCTGATGGTTGCAATATTCGTATCGCTGCTGGTATACCCGATATTGATGGCGGTATTATCGCTGGTAGCACCTGCAATCAGATCGGGATCGCCATAAGTAGCGGTCCTGGTAGCGGCAAAAGTAATGACCTGGTCTTTTTTAACGGTTGCATCATCTCTGGTGTACCAGATAGGTGAGGTAATAATCCTGCTTCCATCGGCCTCAACAATATCAGCATAATAATAACCAGTGGCCAGATTGGCTAAAGCATTATCGGTATAGGTTAAACTTGCGGTAGCGCTATTGGTTAACTCAACCGGGTTGGTTCCGCTTCCTGGTGTTCCATATAAAATCCTGATGCTGGTTACCGGGCTTGTGGTAATAGAACTTACCGAAATTTGTGGTGCACCGGCAGTTTTAAATACGCTACCTACGGGCTGTTTGTTTATGTTGAAAATTACTTTGGCCGCCGAATCTTCTGATGCATAGAAACGCATCTTTTTAATGGCATCCAATAAATCGTTTTCGGTAAGGGCGGGAGCCAGTACCACCAGCCTTGCACGGGTATGCTTACCAAAGGTTAAATTGTGGTTATCGTGATCGATGGTTGCTCCAAGGTGATATCCACGGGCGAGCATGCGGTTATAATAGCTTAAATAACTCATGGAACTTGCCGGGTCGGAATAGGTAACGTTGGTAGAAAATGCGGGACCGCTCTCTAAAGCAGCACCAACAATGGCACTATCGGCACTTAAATCGTAAGTGGCAGAAATGTTGTTAAAATCGGTGGTATTGGGGTGGGCCAAAGTTGCAATGGCATTTAAACCATGGCGGTTAATGATCCTGAATAAACCAGCCGGACCGGTATAGGTACTTTTAGGTACATAAATCTGGTTTTCGCCAGGTTCCCAACCGATCAGTGAATCGATACCGTACACAATTACGTGTCCGCCACCGCTGATTACACCCCACTCCATACCATGCATAGCAACGAAAGTAGAGGTGGTTGCTTTTTTAGCAGCGTCGATACCGGGTTGCCAGTTAGCCAACGACATACCTGCCTGGGTGTGGTTATGCTCTGATATACCCAGGAAATCGAGATTCATTGCCGTTTTGGCAAAAGCATAATCATCTTCAGGTTTTTTGGTTAAATCGTCTTTATTTCCGTCCGAATAACTACTGTGACTGTGTAGGTTACCGTAATAGAAATTCAGTTTGTTTACATCAAGGATGCCTGTTTTAAAATTGCCTAAAAGTGGTTGTATGCTTAAATACAACGGACCACCACTACAGGCGCTGTTTAGGGCATAGGTAAAGAAATAGTAATTGGTGTTCTGCGTTAATCCGTTTCTGATAAACGAAGTGCCGCTTCCTCTTTTTACCACAATACCACCGCCCAGCATGTCGCCAACATTGTAAACGGTTTGGTTTACGGGGGCTGCGGTTAAGGTATTGCTGGTGCTCATTACTACCAGGTATTCATCGGCTGCGCTGGCTGCTGTAAAAGATGCCTGGATAAAGTTGTAGTTGGATGAGGTAATGGTAAAACCTGTAGGCTGTGCGGTTGGAGTGGCACATGGTAACAGGGTTTTGGTAGTTTGTGCCGCGGTTAAAATATTGGTGGTTAAATATTTCGGTCCGCCGGTACAGGAAAGGTTGTTCAAAGGAACAATAAAGTAATTGTAAGTGGTTGAGCTGGTTAAGCCGTTATCGATAAAAGTATTGCTTACAATTTTATTGATAACGGTACCACCGCCAAAAGAAGAGCCAATGGCATAAGCGGTACCATCAACCGGAAGTGCGCTTAATGTTGCATTTAAACTTCTGATGATGAGGTATTCGTTGGCATCGGCCGATTTGGTAAAAGCAGCCGTGATACTTCCTGTGGTTACCGCACTAAAAGTAAGGGCTGTTGCTGGGGCTGTTGGCGCGGCACAGGCAGGTAAATTTGGAGGGAAATGAACTCCTAACCTGTTGGCATCGTCATCGTCGATTGCATTTTGTACAGTAGCCAGTGGAGTTCTGGTCCAGTCATCATCCACGTAAGTAGGACTAGGTGCAGTAACGTTTAAACTTCTTACATAAGAAACATCTTTAGCGTTAACTCCCTGACCAAAAGCATCGATAATGTTATTGTTAGCATCGAGTAAAGCCACACCGTCGTTACCATTAAAATTGATAACGGTATTGCTGTTCAATACGGCGCTTGCAGGGGTTAAATAAGGCACTTCGCTGGTGCTGTTTCCGGTATTGCCCAAAAGCACTGTACTGTGCGCAGGGATGGTAAAGTTTAAATTTACGGTTTGCGATGGCGCTCCGGTAATGTTGATATTGCCAGCATCGCCCGAAATATTATAAAGCGCGAGTTTTAATTGTGGTGATGCGGTATTAATGGGGGCATTGCTCAGGTTGGTCAGTTCGATCCATTTGTTTACGGAAGTTCCTTCGTAATACTGGCTGATGATTACAGGTGCACTTACCAAAGGCGGGTTGGCGGTAGTCGCATCAACAGTGGCCACTGCGGTCTGTAAATTGCCGGCCACATCTTGTGCAACCACATATAAGGTGTAACCTGTACCGGTTGTTAAACCTGCAATTGATGCACTGGCATCGGTATTGGCGGTATTGGCAAATGAACCCGATTTTAAAGCTGCGGCACCTGTTCCATCTTGTGCGGCTTTAACCTGTGCTGGGGTAGGTATGGTACCGCCTGATAGCGCCAGCACATAATAAGTGGTGCCCGCTTCGTTAATGTTGTTTACAAAAGCAACAGCAGTAGTGGTAACCGCAGCTATTTTTGGATAGGTTGCTGTGGTTACCGGTGGGGTAATATCAGCTGCGCCAAGGGTAGAGAAACTTAATGTAGTAGCTGAAGCTTGTAGATTTGGCGAAGTTGCTGCATCTTCGGATACCACATATATCTTATAAGCTGTAGAAAGTGTAAGTGCTGATATGGTTGTACCCGCATCAGTATTGGTTGTATTGGCAATGGTACCAAATTTAAGTGCCTGAACATTATTGCCATCCTTACCTGCTTTTATTTGTGCAGTTGTTGGGGCTGTTCCTGCAGCTGGTAATAAAACATAATAAGTATTTCCGGTTTCATTGATATTGCTGATCAGGTTTACCGTAGTGCTGGTTATTAAGGCGGTTTTAGGGTAACCAGAAGCATTTGTTGGTGGTGTTGTATCAATCGTGCCAGAGCTTGTTACCGAACCCCAATGTTGAAACCGATTCTTCCGGCAGCAGGAGAGTTAAAGCCCCAGCCACCAGTAGCTGTTTGTCCTGAAGCGTAATAGCGGATGGTTATAGTGGTACCTGTTGCTACATTTTGTAATGCCGTTATTCCCGATAGGTTAACCGTAGGAGATGCATTTGGGGCAACAGTTGTATTTGTTATCGATGATGGACTTCCTATTAAGGTAAAGGTTGTTCCGTCTAAGCTATAAGCATATTGCGAGCTAACACCCGCGTTTGCATAATAAGTAGCTGTTCCGGCAAAAAGGGCATCAATAGAGCTAAGTGAAATTTTATTGCCCGCTGAAGCTGTTAATGTTACCTGAAAATAGTCAGTGTTGGCGGTAGATATGCCGTCATTTTTAAAATTAACTGTCCTAAATGAATTGTTACCTGCACTTGCTGCTGCACCTGCTCCACGGGTTATAACTGGAACGGCGGCTAAGCCTGCATCGGATGTTGTGGCTGTAGAGGTTGCCAACATACTCTGCCCTGTAAAATCCCAACTGGCAATCTGTGCCAATGTAGTTAAAGGGAAATAGAGGGTAAGAAATAAGGATAATAGTAAAAGTTTTTTCATATAATCTGTTTTTGATATGAAATGATGAATAAATCTTTTTTAATAAGTTAGTTAAGCGAATCAAGAGTAATTGCTTTAAAATTCGGGAACGGTCCCGCAAGAATTTGGATGATTAGATTAGCGTTTTGTCATACGGGATAATAAGGATTGTTTTGTTGGAGAATTTTTTGATCATTCAGCAGGAAACAACAATCGCTATACCGTAAATAGATATAACAATACGGAGAAACCATTTGTCCGACAACGATTTTTAAACTGATGAACAGTTATTGGAGTAATTGTAGCGCCATATAGAATAATTAGGTTGCGAAAATAGGTTTTGAATGTTAATTCAGTATTATGGGGTGATTAATTACTGGTTTGTTTGTTAAAAGCCTGGACAATACAGTATTGAAAATATAAATTTATATATTTCTTCGGCATTTTAACAAGATGTTGATAAATCCTCTTAAACCGGTAGAGTTACCGGCTTATTTTAATGTATTTATAGGTAATCCTCGATATTTCCTTTACCCTCACGGATTACTTCGAACTCGCCGGTGGTGCAATCTATCACTGTCGAAGCCTCATTGTCGCCGTAACCACCATCAATAACGAGGTCGACCAGGTCTTCGTATTTTTCGTGGATCAGTTCGGGATCTGTTGAATATTCAATTACTTCATCGTCGTCTTTTATTGAGCTCGATAAGATTGGGTTACCCAGTTCTTTTACAATACAGCGCGCAATGTTATTATCGGGCACACGTATACCTACTGTTTTTTTGTTTGAACTTAACAGTTTGGGTACATTGTTGTTCGCATTAAAAATAAAGGTAAAAGGACCCGGTAAGGCTTTTTTCAGTACCCTGAAAGTAGTATTATCAATGGGTTTGATATAATCGGAAATGTGCTTTAAATCGTGGCAGATAAAAGAGAAGTTGGCCTTTTCGGGT is drawn from Pedobacter sp. HDW13 and contains these coding sequences:
- a CDS encoding L-threonylcarbamoyladenylate synthase; protein product: MLIKIYPENPNEKAIEQVVEVLKKGGLIIYPTDTIYGLGCDITNPKAIEKICRIRGIKPEKANFSFICHDLKHISDYIKPIDNTTFRVLKKALPGPFTFIFNANNNVPKLLSSNKKTVGIRVPDNNIARCIVKELGNPILSSSIKDDDEVIEYSTDPELIHEKYEDLVDLVIDGGYGDNEASTVIDCTTGEFEVIREGKGNIEDYL
- a CDS encoding CehA/McbA family metallohydrolase, coding for MVSEDAATSPNLQASATTLSFSTLGAADITPPVTTATYPKIAAVTTTAVAFVNNINEAGTTYYVLALSGGTIPTPAQVKAAQDGTGAAALKSGSFANTANTDASASIAGLTTGTGYTLYVVAQDVAGNLQTAVATVDATTANPPLVSAPVIISQYYEGTSVNKWIELTNLSNAPINTASPQLKLALYNISGDAGNINITGAPSQTVNLNFTIPAHSTVLLGNTGNSTSEVPYLTPASAVLNSNTVINFNGNDGVALLDANNNIIDAFGQGVNAKDVSYVRSLNVTAPSPTYVDDDWTRTPLATVQNAIDDDDANRLGVHFPPNLPACAAPTAPATALTFSAVTTGSITAAFTKSADANEYLIIRSLNATLSALPVDGTAYAIGSSFGGGTVINKIVSNTFIDNGLTSSTTYNYFIVPLNNLSCTGGPKYLTTNILTAAQTTKTLLPCATPTAQPTGFTITSSNYNFIQASFTAASAADEYLVVMSTSNTLTAAPVNQTVYNVGDMLGGGIVVKRGSGTSFIRNGLTQNTNYYFFTYALNSACSGGPLYLSIQPLLGNFKTGILDVNKLNFYYGNLHSHSSYSDGNKDDLTKKPEDDYAFAKTAMNLDFLGISEHNHTQAGMSLANWQPGIDAAKKATTSTFVAMHGMEWGVISGGGHVIVYGIDSLIGWEPGENQIYVPKSTYTGPAGLFRIINRHGLNAIATLAHPNTTDFNNISATYDLSADSAIVGAALESGPAFSTNVTYSDPASSMSYLSYYNRMLARGYHLGATIDHDNHNLTFGKHTRARLVVLAPALTENDLLDAIKKMRFYASEDSAAKVIFNINKQPVGSVFKTAGAPQISVSSITTSPVTSIRILYGTPGSGTNPVELTNSATASLTYTDNALANLATGYYYADIVEADGSRIITSPIWYTRDDATVKKDQVITFAATRTATYGDPDLIAGATSDNTAINIGYTSSDTNIATISNNDIHIVKAGTITITANQPGDTFFNPAVAKQQVLTIAPKTINVTADAKTKVEGTVDPAFTYVSSPALIGTDIFTGALTRVTGETAGDYAIQQGTLALTTNYSLNYSPANLKIYAKPVAALSGNISIPVNTTAPVITFTATAGTAPFTFTYNINGGANQTLTSATATATLISPASTVGTFVYTVTSITDAYSTQPQNISTTVKINPIPVAAISGTTALCLNGTAPNITFTGSNGTGPYTFTYNINGAANKTISTVGANITVTVAAPANVAGTFNYNLVSVSDVNAGQNQTGTATVTVRTLATATISGTTAVPNLAAVPNITFTGANGTAPYTFTYNINGGTNRTVTSTGNTATVAAPTSTVGTFVYNLVSVSDINCGQPQTGSATVIIRPLPEATIAGNASVCNFASTPNIIFTGSVGTAPYTFTYTINGGANRTITTNNTMASLSVPTSSVGTYTYTLVSVADAYASQLQSGSATVTVNVLPVVAISSNKGVSISKGDALILTATGGTQYGWSGADIISGQSTAALTIRPKQSGTYRVTVTNASGCVSDQTIAITVIEDYKLEASTVVTPNGDGYNDKFIIKNIDYYPNNTLKIFDKTGRILYTKRTYANDWDGTLNGSPLSEGTYYYIIDLGNGIGTFKGYINILRN